One stretch of Cohnella algarum DNA includes these proteins:
- a CDS encoding ABC-2 transporter permease produces MYNLLMKELKLGVNPFFYVLPLLTGALMLIPGWLYFLVILYFCFITVPNMLGGYKSQNDLMFTSMLPVSKKDIVKARVSFIVILELLHLVIAAIYGMISVRLYPNLTYLFFSPSFGFWGLCFVMLAIFNIILIPMYFKTAYKYGAPTIASTLAALLFAGSAEWIGIQNSYVFELFKGTGADRIAIHALILAAGIAIFAIATIIAYHIAYKRFLKVEL; encoded by the coding sequence ATGTATAACTTATTGATGAAGGAACTGAAACTCGGCGTCAATCCTTTCTTTTATGTACTGCCCCTTTTGACAGGCGCCTTGATGTTAATCCCGGGATGGCTTTACTTCCTGGTCATCCTGTACTTTTGTTTTATCACCGTGCCGAATATGCTGGGAGGCTATAAAAGCCAGAACGATCTCATGTTCACCAGCATGCTGCCCGTATCGAAAAAAGACATCGTCAAGGCAAGGGTATCCTTTATTGTGATCTTGGAATTGCTGCACTTGGTAATCGCCGCCATCTATGGCATGATCAGCGTTCGTTTATATCCGAATCTGACCTACCTTTTCTTTTCGCCGTCGTTCGGCTTTTGGGGATTATGTTTCGTCATGCTAGCTATATTCAATATCATCTTGATCCCCATGTATTTCAAGACGGCGTATAAATACGGGGCGCCAACGATTGCCTCCACCCTGGCTGCCCTCCTGTTTGCCGGGAGCGCGGAATGGATCGGCATTCAAAACTCGTACGTGTTTGAACTTTTCAAGGGGACGGGCGCCGATCGCATCGCAATACATGCACTGATCCTGGCTGCGGGTATCGCGATATTTGCAATCGCTACGATAATTGCTTATCATATTGCCTACAAACGGTTCTTGAAAGTGGAATTGTAA
- a CDS encoding MFS transporter, producing the protein MIYTLAFTMILSSMSATMFNIVLPKMAAEFQLTYAQVSWVSAIYSLIYAIGSAIYSKLADLIKLKSLVTFGILFFCIGSLIGLVSGAFWMVLLGRILQACGAAVIPAMAMIVPIRFFAERRGWALGITATGLAIGGTIGPVVSATLVSFAHWRWLFCLPLLLVVTLPFYRKYLNDEQGKGGKLDWIGGGLLACTVAGLLLTLTFENGLSAAMSAAALLLFVVRIHKATSPFVNPSLFRNVDYSLGLAIAVMGVSVGYCLLLLTPQLLADVHDLSPGLIGFIMVPGAAVSALLGRKAGKLADAKGNSTLLAIASVLLFVCFSLMYLFSLGGSPVLVAVFLIFGNVGLMFFQIALSNTISRTLPNEQTGIGMGLLSMLNFLSGAIATGIYSKIVDHGASFSLNPFVEEKNSYVYGNIYFVLTLAVLGIWIVYRVRFGSRTGERG; encoded by the coding sequence TTGATCTATACCCTCGCATTCACCATGATTCTGTCTTCCATGAGTGCGACCATGTTTAATATCGTGTTGCCGAAGATGGCCGCGGAGTTTCAGCTCACCTACGCGCAGGTAAGCTGGGTATCCGCCATCTATTCTCTTATCTATGCGATCGGTTCGGCTATTTATAGCAAATTAGCCGATCTAATCAAATTAAAAAGCCTGGTCACGTTCGGAATCCTCTTCTTCTGTATCGGATCGTTAATTGGACTGGTTTCCGGAGCTTTTTGGATGGTTCTTCTGGGCAGAATATTGCAGGCATGCGGTGCGGCAGTCATTCCTGCGATGGCGATGATCGTGCCGATACGTTTTTTTGCCGAGAGGCGGGGATGGGCGCTCGGCATTACGGCAACCGGGCTTGCGATCGGGGGGACGATCGGGCCTGTCGTATCCGCAACGCTTGTCAGCTTCGCTCATTGGCGATGGTTGTTTTGTCTGCCGCTGCTGCTTGTCGTCACTCTGCCTTTCTACCGTAAATATCTCAACGACGAGCAGGGAAAAGGAGGAAAACTCGATTGGATCGGCGGAGGACTTCTTGCGTGCACGGTGGCCGGTTTACTGCTAACCCTTACGTTCGAGAACGGGCTGTCGGCTGCAATGAGCGCGGCAGCGTTGCTTCTGTTCGTTGTCCGTATTCATAAAGCGACGTCGCCATTCGTCAATCCTTCCCTGTTTCGGAACGTCGATTATTCCCTAGGACTCGCGATCGCAGTAATGGGCGTTTCTGTCGGATATTGTCTGCTGCTTCTTACCCCGCAGCTGTTGGCAGACGTCCATGACCTATCCCCCGGGCTGATCGGTTTCATCATGGTGCCTGGAGCCGCCGTCTCGGCGTTATTGGGGCGTAAAGCAGGGAAACTTGCTGATGCCAAAGGAAATTCGACACTGCTCGCGATTGCGAGCGTGCTGCTTTTTGTTTGCTTCTCGTTGATGTATCTTTTTTCGTTGGGAGGTTCCCCCGTCTTAGTAGCCGTTTTCCTTATATTCGGGAATGTCGGGCTGATGTTTTTCCAAATCGCATTGTCCAATACGATCTCCAGAACGCTGCCGAACGAACAGACCGGTATCGGTATGGGGCTGCTATCGATGTTGAATTTTCTGTCCGGGGCAATTGCCACCGGCATTTACAGCAAAATCGTCGACCACGGTGCTTCGTTCAGTTTGAATCCATTCGTAGAAGAAAAGAACTCCTATGTGTACGGCAACATTTACTTCGTTTTAACGTTAGCCGTTTTGGGAATATGGATCGTGTATCGTGTACGTTTTGGAAGCAGAACGGGTGAGCGCGGGTAA
- a CDS encoding MFS transporter, which produces MLGRKRPLYALFLLQGGSLLGSRLSGIAVGIWLAKEYDTVTTLLLIPLFQELPALLLGVWLGLAVDRFNRKKLIIFADCGQAAGTLWLLFAIADGDLPLSQLYTIVTLQGMFAAVQVPAIAAVTYEQAAEGELDKANGLKELMFPIASVLAPFLAGMLYAPVGLPGIILIDLLTFAAAVAGTLLLPISVETRRREADGASDAKGLWAQAFQGFAYIFRQKGLLALVIYMAWWNLQLNGPLELAIPHLLARTGSDRLTSLLLGAMNAGALCGALLVISGLTFRKRLIPMFVGSLLTAVMFVIFGFAANDWLLGVSILLLMVPLPMTGALFSSFIQVNVPGHLHGRVFAAVGQLYALTAPLSFIVTGPLVDRWLEPGLQDRYGSGAGMVLVLAASGCFILIGALATFLRKTVRSLEE; this is translated from the coding sequence GTGCTTGGGCGAAAAAGGCCGCTATACGCGTTATTTTTATTGCAGGGCGGTTCCTTGTTAGGCAGCAGACTGTCCGGCATTGCGGTTGGAATTTGGCTCGCAAAGGAATATGACACGGTTACGACGCTGCTGCTCATCCCGCTGTTTCAAGAATTGCCGGCGTTATTGTTAGGTGTATGGCTGGGGCTCGCGGTTGACCGGTTCAACCGGAAAAAGCTCATTATTTTCGCGGATTGCGGGCAGGCTGCGGGGACGCTTTGGTTGCTGTTTGCCATTGCGGATGGGGATTTGCCGCTTTCGCAATTGTACACGATCGTTACGCTTCAAGGGATGTTTGCGGCCGTGCAAGTCCCGGCGATCGCTGCCGTCACGTATGAGCAGGCAGCCGAGGGCGAGTTGGATAAGGCCAATGGGCTGAAGGAGCTTATGTTTCCGATCGCCAGCGTCCTTGCCCCATTTTTGGCGGGCATGCTTTATGCGCCAGTTGGTCTTCCCGGTATCATTCTGATTGATCTTTTGACGTTCGCGGCCGCTGTTGCGGGGACGCTTTTGCTGCCGATTTCCGTAGAGACGCGCAGGCGGGAGGCGGATGGGGCTTCGGACGCGAAAGGGCTGTGGGCGCAAGCGTTTCAAGGGTTTGCATACATCTTCCGGCAAAAAGGGCTTCTCGCGCTCGTTATATATATGGCATGGTGGAATTTGCAGCTTAACGGTCCGCTGGAACTGGCGATCCCTCATTTGCTCGCCCGAACCGGCAGCGACCGGTTGACTTCCTTGCTCCTTGGCGCCATGAATGCGGGGGCGCTTTGCGGCGCGCTGCTCGTCATCAGCGGGCTTACGTTCCGCAAGCGCCTGATCCCGATGTTCGTCGGTTCGCTTCTGACCGCCGTCATGTTCGTTATATTCGGTTTCGCGGCGAATGACTGGCTGCTGGGAGTCTCCATTTTGTTGCTTATGGTGCCGCTGCCGATGACGGGGGCACTGTTCAGTTCCTTCATTCAAGTCAACGTTCCCGGCCATTTGCACGGGAGGGTCTTTGCCGCTGTCGGGCAACTATACGCTTTGACAGCGCCGCTTTCTTTTATCGTTACGGGACCATTGGTGGATCGTTGGCTGGAGCCCGGTTTACAAGACAGGTACGGTTCGGGAGCGGGGATGGTTCTTGTTCTTGCAGCGTCCGGTTGCTTCATTTTGATTGGGGCGCTTGCGACCTTCCTAAGAAAAACAGTCCGTTCGTTGGAGGAGTGA
- a CDS encoding ABC transporter ATP-binding protein, translated as MLALDIRNLNKKYVHFQLKDVSFQLEKGYIMGFIGANGAGKTTTIKSILNLIQADSGEIRILGKSMAEHELELKQEIGSAFGNIDFYTRSKIKTLTNVVKTFYRNWDDETYYKYLKKFNLIEDKKIAELSTGMKVKYSLALALSHGAKLLVLDEPTSGLDPVARDDLLDTFQELVQDGEISILFSTHITSDLEKCADYITYIHNGRIINSSEKEAFSEAYRLLNGSMEQLDLVKSRLIAYKTNSFGFTGLIHAKDFDPSSGIKSTLPNLEEIMIYYSKMEGTYV; from the coding sequence ATGCTGGCTTTGGATATCCGAAATTTGAATAAAAAATACGTGCATTTTCAGCTAAAAGACGTCTCTTTCCAACTGGAAAAGGGATATATCATGGGATTTATCGGAGCCAACGGAGCCGGAAAAACCACCACCATCAAATCCATATTGAATTTGATTCAAGCGGATAGCGGCGAGATCCGCATTCTGGGCAAAAGCATGGCCGAGCACGAACTCGAGTTGAAACAGGAAATCGGCTCCGCTTTCGGAAACATCGATTTTTACACCCGCAGCAAAATCAAAACGTTAACGAATGTGGTCAAAACGTTCTATCGCAATTGGGATGATGAAACCTACTACAAGTATCTGAAAAAATTCAACCTGATCGAAGACAAAAAAATAGCCGAATTATCGACCGGAATGAAAGTCAAGTACAGTCTGGCGCTTGCTTTGTCCCACGGCGCAAAACTGCTTGTTCTGGATGAACCGACCAGCGGACTCGATCCGGTTGCCCGAGACGACCTGCTGGACACTTTCCAGGAGCTGGTGCAGGACGGTGAAATCAGCATCCTTTTTTCAACTCATATCACCTCCGACTTGGAAAAGTGCGCCGATTATATTACCTATATCCATAACGGACGAATTATCAACAGTTCCGAAAAAGAAGCATTCAGCGAAGCGTACCGTTTGTTGAATGGCAGCATGGAACAACTGGACTTGGTTAAAAGCCGACTCATTGCCTACAAAACCAATTCTTTCGGCTTTACCGGCTTGATTCATGCGAAAGACTTCGACCCGTCTTCAGGCATAAAATCGACCCTCCCGAATCTGGAAGAAATCATGATCTACTATTCGAAAATGGAGGGTACCTATGTATAA
- a CDS encoding GntR family transcriptional regulator, whose translation MNVAISNTSEKPIYQQLYEQIGAQILKGELESGYPLPPIRQAATELRVSIITVKKAWEELERLGLIYTVTGKGCFVNDLSPGDKLQKRNEIILQQMLIDASYYKSFGLTLEEVVELLKEIY comes from the coding sequence ATGAACGTTGCCATTTCGAACACGTCCGAGAAACCTATCTACCAACAGCTCTACGAACAAATCGGCGCGCAAATTCTTAAGGGCGAGTTGGAAAGCGGGTATCCTCTCCCCCCTATCCGACAAGCGGCCACCGAGCTTCGAGTCAGTATTATTACCGTCAAAAAAGCCTGGGAAGAGCTCGAGCGGCTTGGTTTGATCTACACCGTGACCGGCAAAGGATGCTTTGTCAACGATCTCTCGCCCGGCGACAAGCTCCAAAAGCGCAATGAAATCATCTTGCAGCAGATGCTTATCGACGCTTCGTATTACAAATCCTTTGGTCTTACTTTAGAGGAGGTTGTCGAGCTGCTGAAGGAAATTTATTGA
- a CDS encoding AraC family transcriptional regulator — protein MEFVRHTLKEMIAVRKLISFHYFEFAKGYVFEGEQHDFWELLYVDKGSVEVRADDRTHQLEQGTIIFHKPGEFHTVRVGQQHKPPNLFVLSFECSSPHMARFENRVVRLGTRERNLVSLLLQEGFHSFEPPYDNSHVHELVSRTDAPFASEQAMRNSLETLLIALVRQLDDAKRQEAPSSRKPASFQTEKAEQQTAERIVSFMRSRLSEPLTLDRLCKEHHLGKSRLKEIFHAQVGTGPMDYFKQLKIEEAKTLIREQQYNFTEIAAMLGYSSIHYFSRDFKKATGMPPSEYARSARARVKL, from the coding sequence ATGGAATTCGTTCGCCATACGCTCAAGGAAATGATCGCGGTGCGGAAGCTGATTTCGTTCCATTACTTCGAATTCGCCAAAGGCTACGTGTTCGAGGGCGAACAGCACGACTTCTGGGAGCTGCTGTACGTGGACAAGGGTTCCGTCGAGGTCCGGGCGGACGACCGCACGCACCAGCTCGAACAGGGAACGATCATTTTCCATAAGCCGGGAGAATTTCATACGGTGCGGGTCGGCCAGCAGCATAAGCCGCCCAATTTGTTCGTGCTTTCCTTCGAATGCTCCTCCCCGCATATGGCCCGATTCGAAAACCGGGTCGTTCGGCTCGGCACCCGGGAACGGAACTTGGTGTCGCTCCTGCTTCAGGAAGGCTTCCACTCCTTCGAGCCGCCGTACGACAATTCGCACGTTCACGAGCTGGTCAGCCGCACGGACGCTCCGTTCGCCAGCGAACAGGCGATGCGCAACAGCCTCGAGACGCTGCTGATCGCGCTGGTCCGGCAGCTGGACGACGCCAAACGGCAGGAGGCCCCGTCCTCGCGCAAGCCCGCCTCCTTCCAGACCGAGAAGGCGGAGCAGCAGACGGCCGAACGGATCGTCTCGTTCATGCGGTCGCGCCTCTCCGAGCCGCTTACGCTCGACCGGCTGTGCAAGGAGCATCATCTCGGCAAGAGCCGGTTGAAGGAGATTTTTCACGCGCAGGTCGGGACCGGTCCGATGGATTATTTCAAGCAGCTGAAAATCGAGGAAGCCAAGACGCTGATCCGCGAGCAGCAGTACAACTTCACGGAAATCGCCGCGATGCTCGGCTACAGCAGCATTCATTATTTCTCGCGGGACTTCAAGAAGGCAACCGGCATGCCGCCTTCCGAGTATGCCCGCTCGGCGAGGGCTCGGGTGAAATTATAG
- a CDS encoding Gfo/Idh/MocA family protein, protein MLNIGLIGLGFMGRTHLENYLRLEREGAPIRVVALCDVDEAKLNGGGSGGNIDTASEHEIDYGRFRKYTSVQEMLDREELALVDITLPTFLHRDVTVQCLNGGVHVLCEKPMAMNAAECDEMIAAAEANGKRLMIGQCLRFWPAYVYLQDLVTSEKFGRVTSAYFYRGGGTPSWGPWVLRNEQGGGALLDMHVHDTDMVNWLFGKPEAVSCYGRNVIPGSGYDIVSTHYRYGDDKIVSSHVDWTLNGDFGFEMGYKVNFERGNAQFDGSRVKVNPNDGAGYYAELPADQGYYYQLKAFAEAIARDLPLDTATPESTRASIEIVTAERASADRRGEWVPVP, encoded by the coding sequence ATGCTGAACATCGGACTGATCGGGCTCGGATTTATGGGGAGGACGCACCTGGAGAACTATTTGCGGCTGGAGCGGGAAGGCGCGCCCATTCGCGTCGTGGCGCTGTGCGACGTCGACGAGGCCAAGCTAAACGGCGGAGGCAGCGGCGGAAATATCGACACGGCGTCGGAGCACGAAATCGATTACGGCCGTTTCCGCAAGTATACGTCGGTGCAGGAGATGCTGGACCGCGAGGAGTTGGCGCTCGTCGACATCACGCTTCCGACGTTCCTCCACCGCGATGTGACGGTTCAATGCCTGAACGGCGGCGTTCACGTGCTGTGCGAAAAGCCGATGGCGATGAACGCCGCCGAATGCGACGAGATGATCGCGGCGGCGGAAGCAAACGGCAAGCGGCTTATGATCGGCCAATGCCTGCGCTTCTGGCCGGCTTATGTGTATCTGCAGGATCTTGTCACGAGCGAAAAGTTCGGCCGCGTGACGAGCGCTTACTTTTACCGCGGCGGGGGCACGCCGTCCTGGGGGCCCTGGGTGCTGAGGAATGAGCAGGGAGGAGGCGCTCTTCTCGATATGCACGTGCACGATACCGACATGGTCAACTGGCTGTTCGGCAAGCCGGAGGCGGTCTCCTGCTACGGGCGGAACGTCATTCCGGGCAGCGGCTACGACATTGTTTCGACTCACTACCGCTATGGCGACGACAAAATCGTTTCCTCCCACGTCGATTGGACGTTAAATGGGGATTTCGGCTTCGAGATGGGCTACAAAGTCAACTTCGAGCGCGGGAACGCGCAGTTCGACGGCAGCCGCGTCAAGGTGAACCCGAACGACGGGGCAGGCTATTACGCCGAGCTTCCGGCCGACCAAGGCTATTATTACCAGCTGAAGGCGTTCGCCGAAGCGATCGCCCGGGATTTGCCGCTCGATACGGCAACGCCGGAGAGCACGAGGGCCAGCATCGAAATCGTGACGGCGGAAAGAGCATCGGCGGACCGGCGCGGCGAATGGGTTCCGGTTCCGTAA
- a CDS encoding LacI family DNA-binding transcriptional regulator produces the protein MSNKKKVTIEDVAKQAGVGIATVSRALNNSEGISESTKAKIMQIIKEMGFIPNTSAQSLKVRQTHQIALAVPDIRNAIIPDIAWAVEQAVKQHGYRVVQINTLGNAQTEIEILREIKKLHVDGLIILPLAYPKQLEDLINHTGVPVSVINYGKKMSPDLKADIVGLAYSEGKLVMEHLQQIGRTRIAYAGAPKNKLEERYLAYEQSLQSVDTSLVYFGEDFNFETGRQAANYFYSLKRMPDAIYAVNDMVAIGIVNRFKELGVRVPEDVAIVGIDNNLWTTVTSPQISSVSIMGTEVGRLAAELLLKRIEAQDASEYERIEFEPRLIVRESSVVMKKST, from the coding sequence ATGTCGAATAAGAAAAAAGTAACCATCGAGGACGTTGCCAAGCAGGCGGGAGTCGGAATTGCAACCGTCTCGCGCGCGCTTAATAATAGCGAAGGAATCAGCGAAAGCACCAAAGCCAAAATCATGCAAATCATCAAAGAGATGGGCTTTATTCCGAACACCTCTGCCCAGAGTTTAAAAGTCCGTCAGACCCATCAGATTGCCCTGGCGGTGCCGGACATTCGCAATGCCATTATCCCGGATATTGCCTGGGCCGTCGAACAAGCGGTAAAGCAGCACGGCTATAGGGTCGTCCAGATCAATACGCTAGGCAACGCTCAAACCGAAATCGAAATACTTCGAGAAATCAAGAAACTGCATGTCGACGGGCTCATTATTCTTCCTCTCGCCTACCCCAAGCAGCTCGAGGACCTCATCAACCATACTGGCGTGCCCGTTTCCGTGATCAACTACGGCAAGAAGATGAGCCCGGACCTCAAGGCGGATATCGTCGGCCTCGCTTATTCTGAAGGCAAGCTCGTCATGGAGCATCTGCAGCAGATCGGCCGGACTCGAATCGCTTATGCCGGCGCGCCGAAGAACAAGCTTGAAGAACGTTATTTGGCCTATGAGCAGTCGCTTCAAAGCGTCGATACTTCGCTTGTCTACTTCGGCGAAGATTTCAACTTCGAGACCGGACGGCAAGCTGCGAATTACTTCTATAGCCTGAAGCGAATGCCGGACGCGATTTATGCGGTGAACGACATGGTTGCGATCGGCATCGTCAACCGATTTAAGGAGCTGGGCGTGCGCGTGCCCGAAGACGTGGCCATCGTCGGCATCGACAACAATCTTTGGACGACGGTTACGTCGCCCCAGATCAGCTCCGTGTCCATTATGGGGACCGAAGTCGGGCGTCTTGCCGCCGAGCTTTTGCTGAAGCGCATAGAGGCGCAAGACGCTTCCGAATACGAACGCATCGAATTTGAACCCCGGCTCATCGTTCGCGAGTCCAGCGTCGTCATGAAGAAGTCCACCTGA
- a CDS encoding acetoin reductase, translated as MSKQKVAVITGSAQGIGKGLAERLAKDGFAIVLSDINEATLNAAVKEFQDKGINVTSMVGNVAKLEDQEALVQKAVDTFGSVDVFINNAGIEGQLGPITQVEPKLVDRILDINVKGVIYGIRAAANQMIKQGTGGKIINACSIAGQEGFEMLSPYSATKFAVKGLTQAAAKELAKFKINVNSYCPGIVGTSMWERIDEEMTKFMGTKKGEAFQKYAEGIALGRTQTPEDVANLVSFLASSNSDYITGQNILTDGGMVFN; from the coding sequence GTGAGCAAACAAAAAGTCGCAGTCATTACGGGATCGGCTCAAGGAATAGGCAAAGGCTTGGCAGAGCGTCTGGCCAAAGACGGTTTCGCGATCGTACTTAGCGACATTAACGAAGCGACACTGAACGCAGCGGTCAAAGAGTTCCAGGACAAAGGCATAAACGTGACGTCCATGGTCGGAAACGTCGCCAAGTTGGAGGATCAAGAGGCACTGGTTCAGAAAGCGGTCGATACTTTCGGCAGCGTGGACGTGTTTATTAATAATGCCGGGATCGAAGGTCAACTCGGTCCGATTACCCAAGTGGAACCGAAGCTTGTCGACCGCATCTTGGATATCAATGTGAAAGGCGTTATTTACGGCATTCGCGCAGCCGCCAATCAAATGATCAAGCAAGGAACGGGCGGCAAGATCATTAACGCATGCAGTATCGCCGGCCAGGAAGGCTTCGAAATGTTGAGCCCGTACTCCGCCACCAAGTTCGCGGTCAAAGGCCTGACGCAAGCCGCCGCCAAAGAACTGGCTAAATTTAAGATCAACGTAAACTCTTACTGCCCCGGTATCGTCGGAACCTCCATGTGGGAGCGTATCGACGAAGAAATGACGAAATTTATGGGCACCAAAAAGGGAGAAGCCTTCCAGAAGTACGCAGAGGGAATCGCTCTCGGCCGCACGCAAACTCCGGAGGATGTCGCCAACCTTGTCTCCTTCCTGGCGTCGTCCAACTCCGATTACATTACCGGCCAGAACATTTTGACCGATGGCGGCATGGTATTTAACTAA
- a CDS encoding sugar phosphate isomerase/epimerase family protein yields the protein MKKGINIWSFPEGMGIEECIALANKAGFDGIELSLNETGPLGLESSAKDVFALRRFADNAGIELSSLASGLYWDYPPTSESKQVREKALDIAKKQLEFAAVLGVDTVLIVPGAVGVDFLPNAPVVPYERAYENALNFFSALAKEAEAVKVSVGIENVWNKFLLSPLEMRGFIDTIGSDYVGSYFDVGNVVYAGYPEHWISILNKRIKKVHFKDYRRQAGGLHGFVDLLAGDVDYPEVVRALEAIGYDGYVIAEMIPPYTHHTQQIVYNTSASMDAILGRTVR from the coding sequence ATGAAAAAGGGAATCAACATTTGGTCTTTTCCGGAAGGGATGGGCATCGAGGAGTGCATCGCGCTCGCCAATAAAGCCGGTTTCGACGGGATCGAACTGTCGTTGAACGAGACGGGACCGCTCGGACTGGAAAGCTCGGCCAAAGACGTGTTCGCCCTGCGCCGTTTCGCCGACAATGCCGGAATCGAGCTGTCCAGTCTTGCGAGCGGACTGTATTGGGATTACCCGCCGACGAGCGAGAGCAAGCAGGTGCGCGAGAAAGCGCTTGATATCGCAAAAAAGCAGCTGGAGTTTGCCGCCGTGCTCGGCGTCGACACCGTTCTGATCGTTCCCGGCGCCGTGGGCGTCGATTTTCTTCCGAATGCGCCCGTCGTGCCTTACGAACGGGCGTATGAGAACGCCCTGAACTTTTTCTCGGCTCTGGCGAAGGAAGCGGAAGCGGTGAAAGTTTCGGTCGGCATCGAAAACGTGTGGAACAAATTCCTGCTCTCCCCGCTCGAAATGCGCGGATTTATCGATACGATCGGCTCCGACTATGTCGGGTCTTACTTCGATGTCGGCAACGTCGTGTACGCCGGTTATCCCGAACACTGGATCTCGATTTTGAACAAGCGGATCAAGAAGGTTCATTTCAAGGATTATCGCCGGCAAGCGGGCGGCCTTCACGGCTTCGTCGACCTGCTGGCGGGCGACGTCGACTATCCGGAGGTCGTTCGCGCGCTGGAGGCGATCGGGTACGACGGCTACGTCATCGCCGAAATGATTCCGCCTTATACGCACCATACGCAGCAAATCGTTTACAATACGTCCGCGTCGATGGACGCGATTTTGGGAAGGACGGTACGCTGA
- a CDS encoding SPL family radical SAM protein, translating into MSKPPVRNEILSRNILTEAKGYLDIGFTHSLNPFGGCAFACKYCYVREMPIQRFKETSWGEWLDVKTNAVENYRKEIMKLRRNNKPVRIFMSSATDPYQPVERDVKLTRGILEEMIERPPDLLQIQTRGPLVARDIDLLAKLKERCELLVSMTVETDREDMKRIFAPVAPGIGLRIQALKEVHDAGIFTQAAISPVLPFTPEFPKLLDGIADRIWIDTLQIGDGSRGKRSARLGMPRLFEEHDVSKWYSEDLHIKVENYFKKFFPSERIRVSKEEAFPI; encoded by the coding sequence ATGAGCAAGCCCCCTGTAAGGAACGAAATCCTTTCCAGGAACATTCTTACCGAAGCGAAGGGTTACCTGGATATCGGCTTCACGCATTCCTTGAACCCGTTCGGCGGCTGCGCGTTTGCCTGCAAGTATTGTTACGTTAGGGAAATGCCGATTCAGAGGTTCAAGGAAACTTCGTGGGGAGAATGGTTGGACGTAAAAACAAACGCGGTTGAAAATTACCGTAAAGAAATCATGAAGCTTAGACGGAACAACAAACCCGTTCGTATCTTTATGTCCTCTGCGACAGACCCTTATCAACCGGTTGAACGGGATGTCAAGCTTACCCGCGGGATTTTGGAGGAGATGATCGAACGCCCGCCGGATTTGCTGCAAATCCAGACTCGGGGTCCGCTCGTCGCAAGGGATATCGATCTGCTCGCGAAGTTGAAGGAAAGATGCGAATTGCTCGTCTCGATGACGGTCGAAACCGACCGGGAAGATATGAAGCGAATTTTTGCTCCCGTTGCCCCCGGCATCGGATTGCGGATCCAAGCGTTGAAAGAAGTGCACGATGCGGGAATTTTCACTCAGGCTGCGATTTCTCCCGTTTTGCCGTTCACCCCCGAATTCCCGAAGCTGTTGGATGGAATCGCCGATCGGATTTGGATCGATACGCTTCAGATCGGAGACGGCTCGAGGGGAAAGCGTTCCGCGCGGCTAGGAATGCCCCGGCTGTTCGAAGAGCATGATGTATCGAAGTGGTACAGCGAAGATTTGCATATCAAGGTGGAGAACTATTTCAAAAAATTTTTCCCCAGTGAAAGGATTCGCGTTTCGAAAGAAGAGGCATTTCCGATCTGA